From the genome of Paracoccus alcaliphilus:
GCCGTCTGCGAAGGGGGGGATTGATGGCATCGATTCTGGTGATCGAGGACGAGGACAATATCGCCACCGCGCTGGAGTTCCTGCTGACGCGCGAGGGGCACGAGCATGACCGCATGGATACCGGCGCGGGCGCGGTCGAGCGGATCCGCGCCCTGCATCCCGATCTGGTGCTGCTGGATGTGATGCTGCCCGATGTCTCGGGCTATCAGATCGTGCAGGATGTGCGGGCCGATCTCGGGCTTGGCGATGTGCGGGTGGTGATGATGACCGCCCGCGGCTCGGTGGTCGAGCGGCGCAAGGGGCTGGCGCT
Proteins encoded in this window:
- a CDS encoding response regulator transcription factor is translated as MASILVIEDEDNIATALEFLLTREGHEHDRMDTGAGAVERIRALHPDLVLLDVMLPDVSGYQIVQDVRADLGLGDVRVVMMTARGSVVERRKGLALGADGFIAKPFELSELRAELTRLLEGPC